Proteins found in one Nocardia brasiliensis ATCC 700358 genomic segment:
- a CDS encoding DMT family transporter, with translation MELVVRSAGQKAAVAAAVTVVLWASAFVFIRSAGADFSPGALAFGRLLTASIALVLILLIKGEGWPARGAWPGIVVSGVLWFGVYMVALNWGEQYVDAGTAAMVINIGPVLIALLSGLVLREGFPARLMAGIAVSCTGAVVVGLSNSDAGSSAVLGVVLCLTAAAAWAIAVVAQKPALAHASALQVTTGGCVIGTIACAPFARQLLTEAAAAPLSSTLSVLYLGVFPTALAFTTWAYALARTTAGKMGVTTYVVPALVVVLAWLALGEVPALLAIVGGLLCLSGVAITRARSAKPVEPEDVAVQPVPDPR, from the coding sequence ATGGAGCTAGTCGTTCGATCTGCCGGTCAAAAGGCCGCCGTCGCCGCTGCCGTCACGGTGGTGCTCTGGGCGTCGGCGTTCGTGTTCATCCGGTCTGCGGGAGCGGATTTCTCGCCCGGGGCTTTGGCATTCGGCCGATTGCTGACGGCGTCCATCGCGCTGGTGCTGATCCTGCTCATCAAGGGGGAGGGGTGGCCCGCGCGCGGCGCCTGGCCCGGCATCGTGGTCTCCGGTGTGCTGTGGTTCGGCGTCTACATGGTCGCGCTGAACTGGGGCGAGCAGTATGTCGACGCGGGCACCGCCGCGATGGTGATCAACATCGGCCCGGTGCTGATCGCGCTGTTGAGCGGATTGGTACTGCGCGAAGGGTTTCCGGCGCGCCTGATGGCCGGTATCGCGGTGTCCTGCACCGGCGCGGTGGTCGTGGGGTTGTCGAATTCGGACGCGGGCAGTTCCGCGGTGCTCGGGGTGGTGCTCTGCCTGACCGCGGCCGCCGCCTGGGCGATCGCGGTGGTCGCGCAGAAGCCCGCGCTCGCGCACGCGTCGGCGTTGCAGGTGACCACCGGCGGTTGTGTCATCGGGACGATCGCCTGTGCGCCCTTCGCGAGACAGCTGCTCACCGAAGCCGCCGCTGCGCCGCTGTCGTCGACGTTGAGTGTCCTGTACCTCGGCGTGTTCCCCACCGCGCTGGCCTTCACCACCTGGGCGTACGCGTTGGCCCGCACCACCGCGGGCAAGATGGGCGTGACCACCTATGTGGTGCCGGCCCTGGTGGTCGTGCTGGCGTGGCTCGCCCTGGGCGAGGTCCCGGCCCTGCTCGCGATCGTCGGCGGCCTGCTGTGCCTGTCCGGCGTGGCCATCACCCGAGCCCGTTCGGCCAAGCCGGTGGAGCCCGAAGACGTTGCGGTGCAACCGGTGCCGGACCCGCGGTAG
- a CDS encoding ArsR/SmtB family transcription factor encodes MKRIIFTPEDLVRIRVGSPLGALGETMLATRAVQRSNVAVYTGWRQQVGAAIPADFGRIAEIFPAEENFLDLITPTRGARTMSGGVEALHLASRLELRNEVETVVRRRAEIGETPLPSWTAELFERDSSARQSVASAVEAFHSVAFAGRWAHIQTYLEVAAERMARTMAAEGVERLLSGLMPHARWRAPVLEVLRAKACHDEHLAGRGLLIVPSLFAWPEPITLHSTVDETAPMMLIVPVLRDIGDFAAAWGPRGTNEALTALLGRTRAAALQVIAEGCSTTELARSLGVSPATASEHASILREAGLVDSWRHRNAMRHEITTLGVALLEGDLSSNARIA; translated from the coding sequence ATGAAGCGGATCATCTTCACGCCGGAGGATCTCGTCCGGATCCGGGTCGGGTCGCCACTGGGCGCCCTGGGCGAAACCATGCTGGCCACCCGGGCCGTGCAACGCTCGAATGTCGCCGTCTACACGGGCTGGCGGCAGCAGGTCGGCGCGGCGATCCCCGCCGACTTCGGCCGGATCGCCGAGATCTTCCCCGCAGAGGAGAATTTTCTCGACCTGATCACGCCGACCCGGGGCGCGCGGACGATGTCCGGCGGCGTCGAAGCGCTGCATCTGGCCTCGCGGTTGGAGCTGCGCAACGAGGTGGAGACCGTGGTGCGCCGGCGGGCGGAGATCGGCGAAACCCCGCTGCCCTCCTGGACCGCCGAACTCTTCGAACGCGACAGCAGCGCCAGGCAGAGCGTCGCGAGCGCCGTCGAGGCGTTCCACTCGGTGGCGTTCGCGGGCCGGTGGGCGCATATCCAGACCTATCTGGAGGTCGCCGCCGAACGGATGGCCCGCACCATGGCGGCCGAGGGCGTGGAGCGGCTGCTGTCCGGGCTCATGCCGCATGCCCGCTGGCGTGCGCCGGTGCTCGAGGTGCTGCGCGCGAAGGCATGCCACGACGAGCATCTGGCCGGCCGCGGCCTGCTCATCGTGCCGTCCCTGTTCGCCTGGCCCGAACCGATCACCCTGCACTCGACCGTCGACGAGACGGCGCCGATGATGCTGATCGTTCCGGTGCTGCGGGATATCGGCGACTTCGCCGCCGCCTGGGGTCCGCGCGGTACCAACGAAGCGCTCACCGCGTTGCTCGGCCGGACCAGGGCGGCCGCCCTGCAGGTGATCGCCGAAGGCTGCAGTACCACCGAACTCGCTCGCAGCCTGGGGGTTTCGCCCGCCACGGCAAGCGAACACGCGTCGATTCTGCGCGAGGCCGGGCTGGTCGACAGCTGGCGGCACCGCAATGCCATGCGTCACGAGATCACCACCCTGGGCGTCGCGCTGCTCGAAGGAGATCTCAGCAGCAACGCGCGGATCGCCTAG
- a CDS encoding AurF N-oxygenase family protein encodes MATQSATAPSRTAAMGEYTAILTTLSEGSVNRHFDPYTEIDWESAEWAVIPNDPRWILPASTDPLGAHPWYLALPESRKIEIGMWRQANIAKVGLQFEELLIGGVMNYLFAKVPNGSAEFRYLNHEVAEEVNHTLMFQEMVNRIGADVPGMGSIMKLLGPLVPLLGRFFPTTFFVAVLAGEEPIDHVQKQVLRAGEDVHPIMRDVMRIHIAEEARHIAFAHEYLRHRVPKQHPVQRATLSLAYPIIMFIACDLIVKPPRSLFREFDIPKGIRRELFWRSAEARARRRDFFGEARMLAAEIGLMNPAAKLAWRVLRIDGKESRYRGEPVRTHS; translated from the coding sequence ATGGCAACACAGTCGGCAACGGCGCCGTCTCGCACCGCAGCAATGGGTGAGTACACGGCGATCCTGACGACACTGTCCGAAGGCTCGGTCAATCGGCACTTCGACCCGTACACCGAGATCGACTGGGAATCCGCCGAATGGGCGGTGATCCCGAACGACCCGCGCTGGATTCTCCCGGCCTCCACCGATCCGCTCGGTGCGCATCCCTGGTACCTCGCGCTGCCGGAAAGCCGCAAGATCGAGATCGGGATGTGGCGGCAGGCCAATATCGCGAAGGTCGGGCTGCAGTTCGAGGAACTGCTCATCGGCGGCGTGATGAACTATCTGTTCGCCAAGGTGCCCAACGGCTCGGCCGAGTTCCGCTACCTCAATCACGAGGTCGCCGAGGAGGTCAACCACACCCTGATGTTCCAGGAGATGGTCAACCGGATCGGTGCGGACGTCCCGGGCATGGGCTCGATCATGAAGCTGCTCGGCCCGCTGGTGCCGCTGCTCGGACGCTTCTTCCCGACTACCTTCTTCGTCGCGGTGCTGGCCGGCGAGGAGCCGATCGACCATGTGCAGAAGCAGGTGCTGCGCGCGGGCGAGGACGTGCACCCGATCATGCGCGACGTGATGCGGATTCACATCGCCGAGGAGGCCCGGCATATCGCCTTCGCACACGAATATCTGCGGCACCGGGTCCCGAAACAGCATCCGGTACAGCGCGCGACCCTGTCGCTGGCCTACCCGATCATCATGTTCATCGCCTGCGATCTGATCGTGAAGCCGCCGCGGTCGTTGTTCCGCGAGTTCGACATCCCGAAGGGCATTCGGCGCGAACTGTTCTGGCGCAGCGCCGAGGCCAGGGCGCGGCGCCGCGACTTCTTCGGCGAGGCCAGGATGCTGGCCGCCGAGATCGGGCTGATGAATCCGGCGGCCAAGCTGGCCTGGCGGGTGCTACGGATCGACGGCAAAGAGTCGCGGTACCGCGGCGAACCGGTGCGCACGCACTCCTGA
- a CDS encoding DsbA family oxidoreductase, producing MRVEIWTDINCPFCYLGKARFGAALAEFAHRADVEVVHRSFELDPTLPANESGPVITKIARKYGISEAQAAANERGIGAQAAELGLPYLTEGRDYGSSFDMHRLLHFALAQGEQEELLDALYRANFAEEQSLFADHDRLARLAADAGLEESAVRTVLADPTAYADGVRADEKEAAELGATGVPFFVFDRKYGVSGAQPTAVFAQALEQAWAEHRPVLQTIGGADACGPDGCAVPEH from the coding sequence GTGCGGGTCGAGATCTGGACCGACATCAACTGCCCGTTCTGCTACCTGGGCAAGGCGCGGTTCGGGGCGGCGCTGGCCGAGTTCGCGCATCGCGCCGATGTCGAAGTGGTGCACCGGTCGTTCGAATTGGACCCGACGCTGCCCGCGAACGAGTCCGGGCCGGTGATCACGAAAATCGCCCGCAAGTACGGGATCAGCGAGGCGCAGGCCGCGGCCAACGAACGCGGTATCGGCGCGCAAGCCGCCGAACTCGGTCTGCCGTATCTGACCGAGGGCCGCGACTACGGCAGTTCGTTCGACATGCACCGCCTGCTGCACTTCGCCCTCGCCCAGGGCGAACAGGAAGAACTGCTCGACGCCCTCTACCGCGCGAACTTCGCCGAGGAGCAGTCGCTGTTCGCCGATCACGACCGGCTGGCCCGGCTCGCCGCGGACGCCGGACTCGAGGAATCGGCCGTGCGCACGGTTCTCGCGGACCCGACGGCCTATGCCGACGGCGTGCGGGCCGACGAAAAGGAAGCGGCCGAACTGGGTGCGACCGGTGTCCCGTTCTTCGTCTTTGATCGCAAGTACGGCGTATCCGGGGCCCAGCCCACGGCGGTGTTCGCCCAGGCGCTCGAGCAGGCCTGGGCCGAGCACCGACCGGTCCTGCAGACGATCGGCGGCGCGGACGCCTGCGGCCCCGACGGCTGCGCAGTGCCCGAGCACTGA
- a CDS encoding lipase family protein, with protein MGRRFFRPDGGRKFRPIRAILGALTIGVAMAATGTVTASAQPIWPLPDPDPFYAAPADIASKAPGDVLDSRPMPPLFFFPGATVTLIKFRSTNSQGEPIAATTTVLTPLGHRADAPLLSFQHIINGLGTQCAISHGLYANDTNFIVPFAPVLNVALARGWSVALPDHLGPNSAYGAAKLGGRITLDGIRAAQRLPQLGLGQSPAAVAGYSGGGMATAWAAALAPTYAPELNLVGAAEGGVPMNLTTMGWAIGHNQHPAFGLGFAAVLGLEREYPDRLPITSALNERGLAAARGMANSCTNDLIARGVGHSFDDYAKDIVLAHDPKAWAVADENSVELYDGVPDAPIFEWHSPQDGLIPLDAITSTVHRYCRAGVKVQAELYPTPDHLTAAELGLPSMMNWLDGRFAGRPAPSNCG; from the coding sequence GTGGGCAGACGTTTCTTCCGGCCGGACGGCGGCCGGAAATTCAGACCGATTCGCGCGATCCTCGGTGCGCTGACGATCGGCGTGGCCATGGCCGCGACCGGGACGGTCACCGCGAGCGCCCAGCCGATCTGGCCGCTCCCGGACCCGGACCCGTTCTATGCCGCGCCCGCCGACATCGCGAGCAAGGCCCCCGGCGACGTGCTCGACAGCCGGCCGATGCCACCACTGTTCTTCTTCCCCGGCGCCACGGTCACGCTGATCAAGTTCCGGTCGACGAACTCGCAGGGTGAGCCGATCGCGGCGACCACGACGGTGCTCACGCCGCTCGGTCACCGCGCCGACGCACCCCTGCTCTCGTTCCAGCACATCATCAACGGCCTCGGCACCCAGTGCGCGATCTCGCACGGGCTCTACGCCAACGACACCAACTTCATCGTGCCGTTCGCGCCGGTGCTGAACGTCGCGCTGGCCCGCGGCTGGAGCGTCGCGCTGCCGGACCACCTCGGCCCGAACAGTGCTTACGGCGCAGCGAAATTGGGCGGCCGGATCACCCTCGACGGGATCCGTGCGGCGCAGCGGCTGCCGCAGCTCGGCCTCGGACAGAGCCCGGCCGCGGTGGCCGGTTACTCCGGGGGCGGTATGGCGACCGCCTGGGCCGCCGCGCTGGCGCCGACGTATGCGCCGGAACTGAATCTGGTCGGTGCCGCCGAAGGCGGGGTGCCGATGAACCTGACCACCATGGGCTGGGCGATCGGGCACAACCAGCATCCGGCGTTCGGACTCGGCTTCGCCGCCGTGCTCGGCCTCGAGCGGGAGTACCCGGACCGCCTGCCGATCACCAGCGCGCTGAACGAGCGCGGACTCGCCGCGGCCCGGGGCATGGCGAACAGCTGCACGAATGACCTGATCGCGCGCGGAGTCGGGCACAGCTTCGACGACTACGCGAAAGACATTGTGCTGGCCCATGATCCGAAGGCCTGGGCGGTGGCGGACGAGAACAGCGTCGAGCTCTACGACGGTGTCCCGGACGCGCCGATCTTCGAATGGCATTCGCCGCAGGACGGGCTGATCCCGCTGGACGCGATCACCAGCACGGTGCACCGGTACTGCCGTGCCGGGGTCAAGGTGCAGGCGGAGCTGTACCCGACACCCGATCATCTGACGGCCGCCGAACTCGGGCTGCCGTCGATGATGAACTGGCTGGACGGACGTTTCGCCGGCCGGCCCGCGCCGAGCAACTGCGGATAA
- a CDS encoding mycothiol transferase, whose amino-acid sequence MTSADLLIDAFGRVRENVHGAVADLTPDELGARLDPGANSIAWLLWHLTRVQDDHIAEVARLDQVWTAAGWADRFGLPFADEATGYGHTPADIEQLGRVPVELLLGYYDAVHAQTLDYVADLTDADLPRVVDTRWDPPVTLGVRLVSVVDDDIQHSGQAAFIRGVLLRRR is encoded by the coding sequence ATGACCAGCGCTGACTTGTTGATCGACGCCTTCGGCCGAGTTCGGGAGAACGTGCACGGTGCCGTCGCGGACCTGACCCCCGACGAACTGGGCGCGCGCCTGGACCCCGGTGCCAACTCCATCGCCTGGCTGCTCTGGCACCTGACCCGGGTGCAGGACGATCACATCGCCGAGGTCGCGCGACTGGACCAGGTGTGGACGGCCGCGGGCTGGGCGGACCGCTTCGGCCTGCCCTTCGCCGACGAGGCGACCGGCTACGGCCACACCCCGGCCGATATCGAGCAGCTCGGGCGGGTGCCCGTCGAACTACTGCTCGGCTACTACGACGCGGTGCACGCACAGACGCTCGATTACGTCGCCGACCTCACCGACGCCGACCTCCCCCGCGTCGTCGACACCCGCTGGGATCCACCGGTCACCCTCGGCGTCCGGTTGGTCAGCGTCGTGGACGACGATATCCAGCACTCCGGCCAAGCGGCATTCATCCGCGGAGTCCTGTTGCGCCGCAGATGA
- a CDS encoding TetR/AcrR family transcriptional regulator, with protein sequence MARARVTSENLIEAAAELADEIGFDNVTVPALARRVGVKDASLYSRLAGARELRVKIAVMALGELADKVAEALAGRAGKDALVAFANAYRDYAKQHPGRYAAMQLDLDPATAEASAARRHSQMTRAILRGYQLDEPAETDAIRLLHGTFHGYVQLELAGRYDSHPRAVEDSWARSLDALDALLSNWPSA encoded by the coding sequence ATGGCGCGCGCACGGGTCACGAGTGAGAACCTGATCGAGGCGGCGGCGGAACTCGCCGACGAGATCGGCTTCGACAACGTGACCGTCCCGGCGCTCGCGCGCAGAGTGGGCGTGAAGGACGCGAGCCTGTACTCGCGGTTGGCCGGTGCGCGCGAGCTGCGCGTCAAGATCGCGGTCATGGCGCTCGGCGAACTCGCCGACAAAGTCGCCGAGGCTTTGGCGGGTCGTGCGGGCAAGGATGCGCTGGTGGCGTTCGCCAACGCCTACCGCGACTATGCGAAGCAGCACCCCGGCCGGTACGCCGCGATGCAGCTGGATTTGGACCCGGCGACCGCCGAAGCCAGTGCCGCCCGCAGGCATTCGCAGATGACCCGCGCCATCCTGCGCGGGTATCAGCTCGATGAGCCGGCCGAAACCGACGCGATCCGCCTGCTGCACGGCACCTTTCACGGTTACGTGCAGCTCGAACTGGCGGGGCGCTACGACAGCCACCCGCGCGCGGTCGAGGACTCGTGGGCACGCTCGCTCGACGCCCTCGACGCGCTGCTCAGTAATTGGCCGAGCGCCTGA
- a CDS encoding amidohydrolase family protein translates to MSHPVARGTRPTEFGRIHPPDPSWLAHQAPEEILLPELPIIDPHHHLWQHPGFRYLLDEFAADLGSGHHVVATIHAECLSAYRTDGPAELRPVGETEFVASLAAASDAAGGSTRVAAGIIGRVDFELDARIVDRVIEAHLQAGQGRFRGLRYAASWDASDQLALSHPGVRPRMLAEPRIRDSVRVVADRDLTLDLWILSPQLADAAELADAVPELRLVLDHCGAPLGFGPYARDRETHFATWARGIRALAERPNVVCKLGGLLGTAAAFDYLTAATPPTSAELAEHWRPWFDTCIEAFGPQRCMFESNFPVEKMGTGYATLWNTFKRLAAGASATELAALFAETARRTYRLTPPTPRGPQ, encoded by the coding sequence ATGAGTCACCCGGTTGCCCGCGGCACTCGGCCCACCGAGTTCGGGCGGATCCACCCGCCCGATCCGAGCTGGCTCGCGCACCAGGCGCCGGAGGAGATCCTCCTACCTGAACTGCCCATCATCGATCCGCATCACCACCTCTGGCAGCACCCCGGATTCCGTTATCTGCTGGACGAATTCGCGGCAGACCTCGGCAGCGGACACCACGTGGTCGCCACGATCCATGCCGAATGCCTGTCGGCCTATCGCACCGACGGACCGGCCGAGCTGCGACCGGTCGGCGAGACGGAGTTCGTCGCGAGCCTAGCCGCGGCGAGCGACGCCGCAGGCGGCTCGACCAGGGTGGCGGCCGGGATCATCGGCCGGGTCGACTTCGAACTCGACGCCCGCATCGTCGACCGGGTCATCGAAGCGCACCTACAGGCGGGGCAGGGCCGTTTCCGCGGCCTGCGCTACGCGGCGAGCTGGGACGCGAGCGACCAGCTCGCGCTCAGTCATCCCGGGGTGCGACCGCGCATGCTGGCCGAGCCGCGCATCCGCGACAGCGTGCGCGTCGTCGCCGACCGTGATCTCACGCTCGATCTGTGGATCCTGTCCCCGCAACTCGCCGATGCTGCCGAACTGGCCGATGCGGTGCCCGAACTGCGCCTGGTGCTCGATCACTGCGGCGCTCCGCTCGGTTTCGGTCCCTACGCGCGCGACCGGGAAACGCACTTCGCCACCTGGGCTCGCGGCATCCGAGCGCTGGCCGAGCGGCCGAACGTGGTGTGCAAGCTCGGCGGCCTCCTCGGCACAGCCGCCGCGTTCGACTACTTGACCGCGGCCACGCCGCCGACTTCGGCGGAACTCGCCGAGCACTGGCGGCCGTGGTTCGACACCTGCATCGAGGCGTTCGGACCGCAGCGCTGCATGTTCGAGAGCAACTTTCCCGTGGAAAAGATGGGCACCGGGTACGCAACGCTGTGGAACACCTTCAAGCGACTCGCCGCCGGAGCCTCGGCCACCGAGCTCGCCGCGCTCTTCGCCGAAACCGCGCGTCGCACTTACCGTCTGACGCCCCCTACCCCTCGAGGACCACAGTGA
- a CDS encoding GDSL-type esterase/lipase family protein: protein MTDWITTPIEPLLRGTLDVEHTADGLLPHRLPAAARAQFPDDYLATVEAQPTGVRLALRTDATGIELDALPTRAFYPGVPTPAAGVYELLVDGRPAGSATVPGTGRLVDMTTQAVVTADAAAGTLRFDLPAGTKNIEIWLPHTETAALVALRTNAPVQPAPADGRKVWLHHGSSISHGSNADRPTATWPALAAARGGVSLLNLSLRGNCLLDPFVARAIRDTPADLISLKLGINLVSSDVMRVRAFTPAVHGFLDTIRDGHPDTPLLVVSPILCPIHEDTPGPGALDFDGQRVSFRALGDPAERAHGKLTLNVVRDELVRIVKQRADDDPNLHYLDGRLLYGEQDFAELPLPDQLHPDAATHRRIGERFADLAFGASGPLAPVG, encoded by the coding sequence GTGACCGACTGGATCACGACCCCGATCGAACCACTGTTACGCGGCACGCTCGACGTCGAGCACACCGCCGACGGTCTACTGCCGCACCGACTTCCGGCCGCGGCCCGCGCCCAGTTCCCGGATGACTACCTGGCGACGGTCGAGGCCCAGCCCACCGGCGTCCGGCTGGCGTTGCGGACCGATGCGACCGGCATCGAACTGGACGCGTTGCCCACCAGGGCGTTCTACCCCGGCGTACCCACCCCTGCCGCCGGTGTCTATGAACTGCTCGTCGACGGCCGCCCGGCCGGTAGCGCGACCGTGCCGGGCACCGGCCGGCTCGTCGACATGACCACCCAGGCCGTCGTCACCGCGGACGCGGCGGCGGGCACCCTCCGGTTCGACCTGCCCGCGGGCACCAAGAACATCGAGATCTGGCTGCCGCACACCGAAACCGCCGCATTGGTGGCGCTGCGCACCAACGCGCCGGTCCAGCCCGCTCCGGCCGACGGCCGGAAAGTCTGGCTGCACCACGGCAGTTCGATCAGTCACGGCTCGAACGCCGACCGCCCGACCGCGACCTGGCCCGCGCTGGCGGCGGCGCGCGGCGGTGTCTCGCTGCTGAATCTGAGCCTGCGCGGCAACTGTCTGCTCGATCCGTTCGTCGCCCGGGCGATCCGGGACACGCCCGCGGACCTGATCAGTCTGAAGCTCGGCATCAACCTGGTGAGCAGCGATGTGATGCGCGTGCGCGCCTTCACGCCTGCGGTGCACGGCTTCCTGGACACCATCCGGGACGGCCACCCGGACACCCCGCTGCTGGTGGTGTCGCCCATCCTCTGCCCGATCCATGAGGACACCCCCGGCCCGGGTGCGCTGGACTTCGACGGTCAGCGCGTGAGTTTCCGCGCGCTCGGCGATCCGGCGGAGCGAGCGCACGGAAAACTGACCCTTAATGTCGTACGCGACGAACTCGTCCGCATCGTCAAACAGCGTGCCGACGACGACCCGAACCTGCACTATCTCGACGGCCGATTGCTGTACGGCGAGCAGGATTTCGCCGAGTTGCCGCTGCCGGACCAACTGCATCCGGACGCCGCGACGCACCGTCGCATCGGCGAGCGCTTCGCCGACCTCGCCTTCGGTGCGTCGGGGCCGCTGGCACCGGTGGGCTGA
- a CDS encoding CAP domain-containing protein gives MRFSPATMLSLSTAVGASAIAVAALAGAPAAQAAPSAESPTDAVISLTNDERAKAGCPALRAESHLTQAAQGHSEDMAAGNFMDHNSSKGDPGARIRAAGYKPQTWAENIAAGYQSAADVVDGWMNSPGHRANILNCGLRDIGVGYAKARNGTPYWTQNFGTSSRPDSGTPTDGKPGKPTDGQPGKPDKPGQPGQPGQPGGGDPSDGDCGNPSDGGSPWDPWGDWSDSGGDSWDPWGDGSDGGGDSWDPWGESSDGAGDSWDPWGDSAWDPWGSDDSAESSWDPWSNGFDAPIRNVFEQLAARTSHR, from the coding sequence CGATTGCCGTGGCCGCTCTTGCCGGAGCCCCCGCGGCTCAGGCCGCACCCTCGGCCGAATCGCCCACCGATGCGGTGATCAGTCTGACCAACGACGAACGCGCCAAGGCCGGTTGTCCGGCGTTGCGCGCGGAAAGTCATCTCACCCAAGCCGCACAGGGCCATTCGGAGGATATGGCCGCCGGCAACTTCATGGATCACAACTCGTCGAAGGGCGATCCGGGCGCACGGATCCGCGCGGCGGGGTACAAGCCGCAGACCTGGGCGGAGAACATCGCCGCCGGATACCAGAGTGCCGCCGACGTGGTCGACGGGTGGATGAACAGCCCGGGGCACCGCGCCAATATCCTGAACTGCGGACTGCGCGATATCGGGGTCGGATACGCGAAGGCGCGCAACGGAACTCCGTACTGGACCCAGAACTTCGGCACGTCGAGCCGGCCCGACTCCGGTACACCGACGGACGGTAAACCCGGCAAGCCGACCGACGGCCAGCCGGGCAAACCCGATAAGCCCGGCCAGCCCGGCCAGCCCGGCCAGCCCGGCGGTGGCGATCCCTCCGACGGTGACTGTGGGAACCCGTCAGACGGGGGCTCGCCGTGGGATCCGTGGGGCGATTGGTCCGACAGCGGCGGCGATTCCTGGGATCCGTGGGGGGACGGTTCCGACGGTGGCGGCGATTCGTGGGATCCCTGGGGTGAAAGCTCCGACGGCGCGGGCGATTCCTGGGATCCGTGGGGCGATTCCGCTTGGGACCCTTGGGGTTCGGACGACAGTGCCGAGTCGTCCTGGGATCCGTGGAGCAACGGCTTCGACGCCCCTATTCGAAATGTCTTCGAGCAGTTGGCCGCTCGTACGAGTCATCGCTGA